From a single Macrobrachium rosenbergii isolate ZJJX-2024 chromosome 59, ASM4041242v1, whole genome shotgun sequence genomic region:
- the LOC136837420 gene encoding tigger transposable element-derived protein 1-like has translation MKHLLQVMEGFIASKMSQLASCVHKWKSTDTEKYHKNFLPIIWTPNKKAWVTLVVFEDWFFHHFIPNVKLHCRENNISFKILLILGNAPGHPPHLDDFHPDVQIVYLPPNTTSLIQAMDQGIIANFKKCCTCRMYRQALKEINDANVTLHNFWKCYNIYNCVKNIDTAWREVSDINMSGIGKALRPHFINDFRGFNQDEEEKGILTSLADMSEKLQLDLREEDFQELFGSQSE, from the exons ATGAAACATTTGCTGCAAGTCATGGAAGGTTTCATTGCTTCAAAAATGAGCCAACTTGCATCATGTGTCCATAAGTG GAAATCCACAGacactgaaaaatatcacaaaaattttcTACCCATAATCTGGACGCCCAACAAGAAAGCCTGGGTGACTCTTGTTGTATTTGAGGACtggttttttcatcactttatccCCAATGTCAAGCTGCACtgcagagagaataacatttctttcaagattctcttaattttgggtaatgcccctggtcacccacCGCATTTGGATGATTTTCATCCGGATGTTCAAATTGTTTATTTACCCCCTAACACAACTTCACTAATTCAGGCAATGGATCAGGGCATAATAGCAAATTTCAAAAAATGCTGCACTTGCCGTATGTATAGGCAAGCATTAAAGGAGATAAATGATGCAAATGTGACCTTACATAACTTCTGGAAGTGTTACAACATTTACAATTGTGTAAAAAATATTGACACTGCTTGGCGTGAAGTGAGCGACATCAACATGAGTGGAATAGGGAAGGCCTTACGCCCACACTTTATAAATGACTTCAGAGGGTTTAATcaagatgaggaggaaaagggaatccTTACCAGTCTCGCTGACATGAGTGAAAAGTTACAGCTTGACTTACGGGAAGAGGACTTTCAAGAGCTGTTTGGCAGTCAATCAGAGTAG